Proteins encoded by one window of Acidobacteriota bacterium:
- a CDS encoding redoxin family protein, translated as MKRTVRMFILLAAFAVIAGACSKTLSADAAAIPDLPPINGDELAAHIAASDVPVVVNLWASWCGPCRSEAPLLVEAAARYGDAVEFYLVNVNDTQSAAKGFIAEYFGDANFTYGFDPRSTTRLMANIGNALPGTAVFLPGGERITSHAGIIDERALVLLVDEALNR; from the coding sequence GTGAAACGCACCGTCCGAATGTTCATATTGTTGGCGGCCTTCGCCGTCATCGCCGGTGCGTGCTCCAAGACCCTCAGTGCCGATGCAGCCGCTATCCCCGACCTGCCACCAATCAACGGTGATGAGCTTGCGGCGCACATAGCCGCGTCGGATGTCCCGGTTGTGGTCAACCTGTGGGCGTCGTGGTGTGGGCCGTGTCGTTCGGAGGCGCCGCTGCTAGTCGAAGCCGCAGCCCGCTATGGGGACGCGGTGGAGTTCTACCTGGTCAACGTCAACGACACGCAGTCCGCCGCCAAAGGCTTCATTGCAGAATACTTCGGCGACGCTAACTTCACCTACGGGTTTGACCCACGGTCGACGACCCGTCTGATGGCCAACATCGGCAACGCCCTGCCCGGGACCGCGGTCTTCCTCCCTGGCGGCGAGAGAATCACCTCGCACGCAGGAATCATCGACGAACGGGCCTTGGTCCTCCTGGTCGACGAGGCGTTGAACCGCTAA
- a CDS encoding bifunctional phosphoribosyl-AMP cyclohydrolase/phosphoribosyl-ATP diphosphatase HisIE, with product MKAETLRFDDSGLIPCVVQDNLTGAVLMVAWMNAEAVDLTQTTGDVHFWSRSRNELWRKGATSGNTLRLVSITEDCDADTLLVRAVPAGPTCHTGATTCFGTGSDTSELSRLFATIEDRIADPPPDSYTAGLVAQGIDAVGRKVTEEATEVLIAAKNHDSGNTEDDNLAEEAADLVYHLFVTLASQGVSLNEVLEVLHRRAT from the coding sequence ATGAAAGCGGAAACGCTTCGTTTTGACGACAGTGGGCTCATCCCATGTGTCGTCCAGGACAACCTCACGGGGGCCGTCCTCATGGTTGCCTGGATGAACGCCGAGGCCGTCGATCTCACCCAAACAACCGGCGACGTACATTTCTGGAGTCGGTCGCGCAACGAACTGTGGCGCAAAGGCGCAACCAGCGGAAACACACTTCGCCTCGTGTCGATCACCGAAGATTGTGATGCCGACACGCTGCTCGTCCGTGCGGTCCCCGCTGGGCCGACCTGCCACACCGGTGCCACCACCTGTTTCGGCACGGGTAGTGACACCTCTGAGCTTTCACGTCTCTTCGCAACGATTGAGGACCGCATTGCGGATCCGCCTCCAGACTCGTACACCGCCGGCCTGGTCGCTCAGGGAATCGACGCGGTCGGCAGGAAAGTGACAGAGGAAGCCACAGAGGTCCTAATCGCAGCAAAGAACCATGACTCGGGGAATACCGAAGATGACAATCTTGCTGAGGAAGCTGCGGATCTGGTGTATCACCTGTTCGTGACCCTTGCCTCGCAGGGCGTGTCGCTCAATGAGGTACTTGAGGTTTTACATCGCAGGGCAACCTAG
- a CDS encoding BatA domain-containing protein yields MNLLAPLGLAAAALSVPLIVLYMLRSRRSTVEVPSVMLWGDEDEFVSAAVPWQRLTVTAALLLQILALILFALALARPFDRVQTVLGPHTVWVVDTSGSMAIAGRWEKTTSIVFDTLNDVSEEQLVSVVEAGVVPRVVVAFTSDPDAVRAAVEGLKPGGGEADLSAAITLARGLSTPDRASSILLVSDGDDEAALPGPMGSVRHILVNAVGDNVAITALNTDVPGQGLPRVFIEVTSYSARNEEVKLEVLVDGLPINTEVLALAPAERVSRVVPVDAGPGQTIEARLVGADDALPADDSSVIVLGEATTVTSAVVGESSPFLETLLQALPDVVPATTGQADILVIDVASAATIDRPTWVIGPTVPPAGVTVVGRIDEPVVTSVQPSEPLLEGVDLSNLAIAEAAIVEAPGWFPIVSAGNVPLILIGDVEGQRVVYFTFDIVRSNLPVQVAFPILGARIMDYLAGSRLSTAATAPAGTPLTLVAPPGSVPVVTTPDGDRIELSAQRRVFTATGDPGLYTVVYEAEGESVGGYVAARQFWPSESEGSFFQHTGGDAAADSALEDGFLTRERAAWVVAALLLVMLAEWWVALGRPNFAPRRVPA; encoded by the coding sequence ATGAACCTGCTGGCGCCATTGGGTCTCGCCGCCGCTGCTCTGTCGGTACCGCTGATTGTCCTCTACATGCTGCGCAGCCGCCGCTCCACGGTCGAGGTGCCGTCCGTGATGCTTTGGGGGGACGAAGACGAGTTCGTCTCAGCAGCGGTACCGTGGCAGCGTCTAACGGTCACGGCGGCGTTGCTACTTCAAATCCTCGCGCTGATCCTGTTCGCGCTGGCTCTTGCCCGTCCGTTCGACCGTGTACAGACGGTTCTCGGGCCTCATACGGTGTGGGTTGTCGACACGTCGGGTTCGATGGCGATTGCCGGGCGTTGGGAGAAGACAACGTCAATTGTTTTCGATACGTTGAACGACGTATCTGAGGAACAGCTCGTGTCTGTTGTCGAGGCCGGCGTCGTCCCGCGCGTGGTCGTGGCCTTTACCTCCGACCCAGACGCTGTCCGTGCGGCGGTCGAGGGTCTCAAACCGGGTGGCGGCGAGGCCGATCTCAGCGCCGCCATCACACTTGCGCGAGGTCTGTCCACACCCGACCGGGCATCGTCCATCCTGCTGGTCTCCGATGGAGATGACGAAGCCGCGCTTCCGGGTCCGATGGGTTCGGTCCGCCACATTCTTGTGAACGCCGTCGGCGACAACGTTGCCATAACCGCCCTCAACACCGACGTACCCGGTCAGGGCCTACCTCGCGTGTTCATCGAGGTCACGAGCTATTCGGCACGCAACGAAGAGGTAAAGCTTGAAGTGCTTGTCGACGGGCTTCCGATCAACACGGAGGTCCTAGCGCTCGCTCCCGCGGAACGCGTGTCGCGCGTCGTCCCGGTCGACGCCGGGCCGGGTCAGACAATCGAGGCGAGGCTAGTCGGCGCCGACGATGCCCTGCCCGCCGACGATTCCTCCGTCATCGTGCTCGGGGAAGCGACAACGGTGACTTCGGCTGTGGTCGGCGAAAGCTCGCCGTTCCTTGAAACACTGCTGCAAGCGCTGCCAGATGTGGTCCCGGCAACCACAGGGCAGGCCGACATCCTTGTCATCGATGTTGCGTCGGCCGCGACAATCGACCGTCCGACGTGGGTCATTGGCCCAACGGTGCCGCCCGCTGGGGTGACGGTCGTTGGGCGTATTGACGAGCCGGTTGTCACGTCGGTGCAACCGTCCGAACCTCTGCTAGAGGGTGTCGACCTGTCCAACCTGGCCATTGCGGAGGCCGCCATCGTCGAAGCGCCCGGCTGGTTTCCAATCGTTTCAGCAGGCAACGTCCCGTTGATACTGATCGGAGATGTTGAGGGTCAGCGTGTCGTCTACTTCACGTTCGATATTGTTCGCTCGAACTTGCCGGTGCAGGTCGCGTTCCCAATTCTCGGTGCTCGCATCATGGACTATCTGGCAGGGTCTCGCTTGTCGACTGCAGCAACCGCCCCCGCTGGTACACCCTTGACGCTGGTTGCGCCTCCAGGTTCGGTACCGGTTGTCACGACTCCGGACGGTGACCGCATTGAGCTAAGCGCACAACGCAGGGTGTTCACCGCCACCGGCGATCCCGGCCTCTACACCGTTGTGTATGAGGCCGAGGGTGAGTCGGTTGGGGGCTACGTTGCAGCCCGTCAGTTTTGGCCGTCAGAGTCCGAAGGCTCCTTCTTCCAACACACCGGCGGAGATGCCGCGGCGGACAGTGCCCTGGAGGACGGGTTCCTGACGAGAGAACGTGCCGCGTGGGTCGTCGCCGCATTGCTGCTCGTGATGCTTGCCGAGTGGTGGGTTGCTCTCGGGCGTCCCAACTTCGCACCACGCCGGGTACCGGCATGA
- a CDS encoding MoxR family ATPase: MTPENFACKVEELEQQLSRVIVGQEDLVRSVLLGLLSEGHVLLEGVPGLGKTLLLKTLGDALGVAFGRIQFTPDLMPADIIGTNVLKGDGFSFHRGPVFANVVLADEVNRATPKTQSALLEAMQEHQVTLSGVTHPLPRPFFVMATQNPIEMEGTYPLPEAQLDRFLFKVLVPFPPQDDIVGILERTTGTEVVEVKPVLGREDLIDMLALVRETPVGSHLLGYAATLISATHPDSPLAPERVKTYVRYGASPRGAQAMILGSKARTLVEGRTHVTTDDIHFTAPLALRHRLVLGYEAAVDGVSADDLVADVLEAHPAPTVD, encoded by the coding sequence ATGACCCCAGAGAATTTCGCCTGCAAAGTGGAAGAGCTAGAACAACAGCTGTCCAGGGTGATTGTGGGTCAGGAAGACCTTGTCCGTTCGGTGCTTCTCGGACTCCTCAGCGAGGGCCACGTCCTGCTCGAAGGTGTCCCGGGTCTCGGTAAGACACTGCTCCTCAAGACACTCGGCGACGCGCTGGGCGTGGCGTTTGGGAGGATCCAATTCACGCCCGATCTCATGCCCGCCGACATCATTGGGACCAACGTCCTCAAAGGCGACGGGTTTTCGTTTCATCGCGGTCCGGTGTTCGCCAACGTTGTGCTCGCGGACGAAGTGAACCGCGCCACACCAAAAACTCAGTCAGCCTTGCTCGAAGCAATGCAGGAACACCAAGTGACACTGAGCGGTGTTACACATCCACTGCCGCGGCCGTTTTTTGTCATGGCGACACAGAACCCGATTGAAATGGAAGGTACATACCCTCTCCCGGAGGCACAGCTCGACCGGTTCCTGTTCAAGGTACTGGTCCCATTCCCACCGCAGGATGACATTGTCGGCATTCTGGAGAGGACGACCGGTACCGAGGTCGTGGAAGTCAAGCCGGTGTTGGGGCGAGAAGACCTCATTGATATGCTCGCGCTTGTTCGCGAGACTCCTGTCGGGTCGCACCTCTTGGGTTACGCCGCGACGTTGATTTCGGCAACTCACCCAGACTCGCCGCTTGCACCCGAGCGCGTGAAGACATACGTCCGCTACGGAGCGAGTCCCCGTGGCGCCCAGGCAATGATCCTCGGTTCCAAAGCACGCACACTGGTAGAAGGCCGCACGCACGTCACGACAGATGACATCCATTTCACCGCACCACTTGCGCTCCGACATCGCCTGGTGCTCGGTTACGAAGCGGCCGTTGACGGCGTTTCGGCCGACGACCTCGTTGCCGATGTCCTTGAGGCCCACCCAGCTCCGACGGTCGACTAG
- a CDS encoding sigma-70 region 4 domain-containing protein, producing the protein MPEQVPAHHDAFWAEVRRLPKRQSQVIALFYIDQLSVKEIGEVLQVAEGTVKSSLHQGRTRLARQLKAKGRFSDEP; encoded by the coding sequence GTGCCTGAACAAGTGCCCGCACACCATGACGCGTTCTGGGCCGAGGTAAGAAGACTCCCGAAGCGTCAGTCCCAGGTCATCGCGCTCTTCTACATCGACCAGCTATCTGTCAAGGAAATCGGCGAGGTCCTTCAAGTGGCAGAGGGCACGGTCAAATCATCTCTCCATCAGGGACGAACCCGCCTCGCGCGGCAACTCAAAGCGAAAGGCCGGTTCTCCGATGAGCCTTGA
- a CDS encoding VWA domain-containing protein, with product MRFGTPLVLVGIVPAVALVLWVARRGHRTVSERQFRVAKILRVIGVVLLIAALAQPTISSGSDQRTVVFLLDRSASVGPDARAAQESFVREALGLQGALDRSGVAVFGADVKLDSAIGEQMTLGDLTSVVDASATDIGSALVALGAVLPTEGSRRIVLITDGVDTAGNAREVSAVLGENGVVVDVVQLTAAIRSDVLIRSVKAPATARVGDNVSIEIEIESSIAGPAIVTVDDGSGSPQTLSVDLVGGTQTVTANIQVTEPGFARVKVTIETASDSVAQNNVGEAGIRVLGSPSVWVVEGKAGDADQIIAALSANDVIVKRGTQIPSDEALAGYDGVVLVNVVAPAAADVTRLTRYVEDLGRGLVVVGGDQAFGLGGYQQSALEDLLPVISNPDDFVRRQPVAEVLVIDTSGSMADCHCGDGNGVMDPGQEGGGVNKTDISRAGAELAIGALRDDDRIGVLAFTSGTRWALPFGLKPDDATVKAAVGSLRPEGDTEISQALEVALAEVLTAPEEIKHLVLFTDGWGEDPELLAIAQKIANAGVTLSVLATGEGTGTTLRRLAGIGGGQYYPGRDLQAIPEIFVEETLRVSRPLVAEGVFLPTLGAVSAVTKGLTSAPPLGGYVLTKAKSTAAVALEIGPGDPLLASWRRGLGRVSVWASDATTRWSDSWVAWEGYAEFWTALVRDTLPGSLDASPSLVYRDGKIEVTYTPGVMPSDAVATAQVRAPSGELLVVPLSRSGNGEYSGAVRATESGAYWVAVSVSGADGVLAESAAALVAPYSDEFAFRDPDPTLLPDITELTDGRVDPTAAGVWDLAPQRGTTDTDLAPLLVLLALVLFFADVVLRRLVVQRGDAAIWKESVSLQTAPVEAIRTDGEGDAPTVTQEREIHSEEETLGQLLRRRRKDD from the coding sequence ATGAGGTTCGGTACGCCGCTGGTGCTTGTTGGCATAGTGCCCGCGGTTGCGCTGGTTCTGTGGGTCGCACGCAGGGGACACCGCACTGTCTCCGAACGACAGTTCAGGGTGGCCAAGATTCTCCGGGTCATCGGCGTGGTGCTCCTCATTGCAGCGCTCGCTCAGCCGACGATCTCGTCTGGATCAGATCAACGCACTGTGGTGTTCCTGCTTGACCGATCTGCGTCTGTGGGACCCGATGCGAGGGCGGCACAGGAGTCATTCGTTCGTGAGGCGCTCGGTCTCCAGGGTGCGCTTGACCGCTCGGGTGTCGCGGTGTTCGGCGCTGATGTGAAGCTCGACTCAGCCATCGGTGAGCAGATGACACTCGGCGACCTTACGAGCGTGGTTGATGCGTCGGCGACCGACATCGGCAGCGCCCTTGTCGCGCTTGGCGCGGTGCTTCCAACCGAGGGTTCGCGGCGGATCGTGTTGATCACCGATGGCGTGGACACCGCGGGCAACGCACGTGAGGTGAGCGCAGTTCTTGGCGAGAATGGAGTTGTGGTAGATGTTGTCCAACTCACGGCCGCGATCCGGTCCGATGTTCTGATCAGATCTGTGAAGGCACCGGCTACGGCGCGGGTTGGCGACAATGTCAGCATCGAGATCGAAATCGAGTCGAGCATTGCCGGACCCGCAATAGTCACGGTCGACGACGGTTCGGGTTCTCCGCAGACACTTTCAGTAGACCTCGTCGGTGGCACACAGACGGTTACGGCGAACATTCAGGTGACTGAACCGGGGTTTGCACGCGTCAAGGTCACGATCGAGACCGCCAGCGACAGCGTTGCGCAGAACAACGTTGGCGAGGCCGGGATCAGAGTGCTCGGGTCACCGTCGGTTTGGGTCGTCGAGGGAAAGGCCGGAGACGCTGATCAGATCATTGCAGCGCTCAGCGCAAACGATGTGATCGTGAAACGCGGTACCCAAATCCCCTCCGACGAGGCGCTTGCAGGGTACGACGGTGTCGTGCTGGTAAACGTCGTTGCGCCTGCAGCCGCGGACGTGACCAGGCTGACAAGATATGTGGAAGACCTCGGTCGCGGCCTTGTCGTTGTAGGTGGAGACCAGGCCTTCGGGCTTGGCGGCTACCAGCAGTCTGCCCTCGAGGATCTGCTACCGGTGATTTCCAATCCAGACGATTTCGTGCGGAGGCAGCCGGTTGCTGAGGTGCTCGTCATCGACACGTCCGGTTCGATGGCGGACTGCCACTGCGGAGATGGCAACGGTGTTATGGATCCTGGCCAAGAGGGCGGCGGGGTCAACAAGACCGATATTTCGCGCGCTGGCGCTGAGCTTGCGATTGGCGCCTTACGCGACGACGACCGCATCGGTGTCCTCGCGTTTACCTCAGGTACGCGCTGGGCGCTGCCTTTCGGGCTGAAACCCGATGATGCAACGGTGAAGGCGGCCGTTGGGTCACTGCGCCCTGAGGGTGACACTGAGATCTCGCAGGCGCTCGAAGTCGCCCTCGCCGAGGTACTCACCGCACCCGAGGAGATCAAGCACCTTGTGTTGTTCACCGATGGATGGGGTGAGGACCCGGAGCTTTTGGCGATTGCGCAGAAGATTGCAAACGCGGGGGTGACGCTGTCGGTCCTTGCGACCGGTGAGGGTACCGGGACAACGCTCCGGCGTCTTGCCGGCATCGGTGGCGGTCAGTACTACCCGGGCCGTGACCTGCAGGCCATACCCGAGATCTTCGTCGAGGAGACGCTTCGGGTGTCCCGACCGTTGGTAGCCGAAGGTGTCTTCCTCCCAACGCTCGGCGCCGTGTCAGCGGTCACCAAGGGTCTGACGAGTGCACCTCCGCTCGGTGGCTACGTGCTTACGAAAGCCAAGAGCACCGCCGCGGTTGCACTTGAGATCGGTCCTGGCGATCCGCTGCTTGCTTCATGGCGGCGCGGTCTTGGCAGAGTTTCGGTGTGGGCTTCTGATGCGACAACCCGGTGGTCAGACTCGTGGGTTGCGTGGGAGGGATACGCGGAGTTCTGGACGGCGCTTGTGCGCGACACGCTGCCCGGTTCGCTGGATGCTTCTCCATCGCTTGTGTACCGAGACGGCAAGATTGAGGTGACGTACACACCCGGCGTCATGCCGTCGGATGCGGTCGCGACTGCGCAGGTCCGTGCACCGAGTGGCGAGCTTCTTGTTGTGCCACTCTCCCGCAGCGGCAACGGTGAATACTCCGGTGCGGTCCGGGCAACAGAGTCCGGCGCCTACTGGGTAGCGGTGTCGGTGTCAGGCGCCGATGGTGTCCTTGCGGAATCTGCGGCAGCTCTTGTCGCACCATACTCGGATGAGTTTGCGTTCCGGGACCCAGACCCGACCCTGCTGCCCGATATCACGGAGCTGACCGATGGGCGTGTCGATCCGACGGCGGCGGGGGTGTGGGATCTCGCACCGCAACGCGGCACAACCGACACGGACCTTGCTCCGTTGCTGGTGTTGCTTGCGCTGGTGCTGTTCTTCGCCGACGTTGTTCTGCGCCGGTTGGTGGTCCAGCGTGGTGACGCTGCGATATGGAAAGAATCCGTGTCGCTGCAAACCGCCCCAGTCGAGGCGATCCGCACCGACGGCGAAGGCGACGCCCCGACGGTCACCCAAGAGCGTGAGATTCACTCCGAGGAAGAGACCCTGGGCCAGCTACTCCGCCGCCGCCGTAAAGACGATTGA
- a CDS encoding DUF58 domain-containing protein → MILDTDTRSRLDRLAVVSGGRVRGIWTGTNRSSRLGESMDFADYREYTPGDDFRRIDYNLWARLGVVLIKLFEAEDEMPLRIVLDASGSMKFGRKWRTAQELAGMVAYLGLTGGDRVRLMSTGKTGRTTQGPWLRHRSSWPQFEAAIEAIQPEGEGGLVEAARTAAASTSLRGPFVVVSDLLEPGWETAIKMLGSRGGGIILHTLAPSELDPDLTGDLTLRDAENSAERNVSLSAKALARYVAKVEDFRKQVENVAASVRFSYAFVRADAAALRTGLDHLVRAGAVR, encoded by the coding sequence GTGATCCTCGACACGGACACGCGTTCGCGTCTGGACCGCCTTGCAGTCGTTTCCGGTGGCCGGGTCCGTGGGATCTGGACCGGGACAAATCGGTCGTCGCGCCTTGGCGAGTCCATGGATTTCGCCGACTACCGCGAATACACCCCGGGTGATGACTTCCGGCGCATCGACTACAACCTCTGGGCGCGCCTTGGGGTGGTGTTGATCAAGCTGTTCGAAGCAGAAGACGAGATGCCGCTACGCATCGTTTTGGACGCCAGTGGCTCCATGAAGTTTGGCCGCAAGTGGCGAACCGCCCAAGAGCTCGCCGGGATGGTCGCCTACTTGGGACTCACCGGTGGTGACCGGGTGAGGCTGATGTCGACCGGCAAGACGGGTCGCACGACGCAGGGTCCGTGGCTTAGGCACCGTTCTTCTTGGCCGCAGTTTGAGGCGGCTATCGAGGCGATACAACCCGAAGGTGAAGGTGGTCTCGTTGAGGCGGCGCGAACCGCGGCGGCGTCGACATCTCTGCGCGGGCCATTTGTGGTAGTTAGCGATCTGCTCGAACCTGGTTGGGAGACTGCAATCAAGATGCTCGGTTCGCGTGGTGGCGGCATCATTCTCCACACGCTGGCACCGTCTGAACTGGATCCCGATCTGACCGGTGACCTCACGCTGCGCGACGCTGAGAACTCCGCCGAGCGCAACGTTTCACTATCCGCAAAGGCTCTGGCGAGGTACGTCGCAAAGGTCGAAGATTTCCGCAAGCAGGTCGAGAACGTGGCGGCATCGGTTCGGTTCTCCTACGCCTTTGTACGTGCCGACGCGGCCGCCTTACGCACCGGGCTCGACCATCTTGTGCGTGCGGGGGCGGTGCGATGA
- a CDS encoding prolipoprotein diacylglyceryl transferase: MEFTLLIAAAGAVAALRLVLYYEAPRGNAAVDCAGRLFDASLSAIFLGLLIGRLWSMVDAGTSPFARPGDVLLVRGGVATGPAAFVALATFAWIMRNDIWWAIDSVAPAAIAGLAGWHAGCLVTGSCLGKITSLPWALSEPGSTVTRHPTELYVAIALVLVAGALVLWKMRDRPPPGVIGAVALIAAAGARLATEPLRLALGSPPTLWYAAGVVVGVALAVWRYRPTLLFWRPSVHHGAQMDAKTESLDARTQKSSRSAPK, from the coding sequence ATGGAGTTCACACTTCTGATCGCCGCGGCGGGTGCCGTCGCCGCACTGCGTCTCGTGCTGTACTACGAAGCACCACGTGGAAACGCTGCGGTCGATTGTGCCGGTCGCCTTTTTGATGCGAGCCTGTCGGCGATTTTTCTGGGTCTCTTGATCGGTCGGTTGTGGTCGATGGTCGACGCCGGTACCTCACCATTCGCACGCCCGGGAGATGTGCTCCTCGTCCGCGGCGGCGTTGCCACCGGACCGGCGGCGTTTGTCGCCCTAGCAACGTTTGCGTGGATCATGCGAAACGACATCTGGTGGGCCATCGACTCGGTGGCACCCGCTGCGATTGCGGGCCTCGCCGGGTGGCACGCAGGCTGCCTTGTCACCGGTTCATGCCTCGGCAAGATCACATCGCTCCCCTGGGCACTATCCGAACCCGGCAGCACCGTGACCCGCCACCCGACAGAGCTGTACGTTGCCATCGCCCTGGTCTTGGTCGCCGGGGCTCTCGTCCTCTGGAAGATGCGAGACCGACCCCCACCGGGTGTGATCGGTGCCGTTGCCCTCATCGCCGCCGCTGGCGCCCGTCTGGCGACTGAGCCCCTCCGCCTCGCACTAGGCAGCCCCCCGACTCTGTGGTACGCCGCCGGTGTCGTCGTAGGTGTTGCGCTAGCGGTGTGGCGTTACCGGCCGACCCTTCTGTTCTGGCGTCCATCTGTGCACCATGGTGCACAGATGGACGCTAAAACAGAAAGTCTGGACGCCAGAACACAGAAGTCGAGCCGCTCCGCTCCTAAATAG